AATTATGATAATAGCAAAGTGCAATATGTTTCTTGTGAAGTATCACCTCTTCTTGCTCAGATGGAAAATCTGACGGCTAATAAAGAGTATGATGACAGAGCATATGTAAACCTTGCATTTGC
This portion of the Desulfovibrio desulfuricans genome encodes:
- a CDS encoding cohesin domain-containing protein translates to MLLASSDSVKKGETFTIDVYAQNVAGLNAFGQVINYDNSKVQYVSCEVSPLLAQMENLTANKEYDDRAYVNLAFA